The window TACCCTTTCTCCTAACCTGTCATCAAAAACAAAATTTTTACCTTTGAACTTTGATGGGACTCCCGCATCTTGAACTGCCTTAGCATAATTGATGATTCCACCTTGTAATTGGTGCACCTTAGAATAACCTTTATACTTTAAGTAAGCACTGGCTTTTTCGCAGCGTATTCCACCGGTGCAGTAGAGTAGGATTTTTTTGTCCTTATCCTCTTTTAAAAGATCTTCGACAAGGGGTAGTTCTTCTCTAAATGTTCCTACGTCAGGTAAAATTGCATTTTCAAAATGTCCCACTTCGGATTCATAATTATTCCGGAGATCCACAACAATGACCCCAGGTTCTTGTAACGCATCATGAAATTCTAATGGTGTTAGGTGGGTTCCCACATCAGAAGGATCAAATTGTGAATCATCCAAACCATCTGCGACAATTTTTTTCCGAACTTTAATCGCCAGTTTGATGAAACTTTCTTTTTTATCTTCTACTGCATCGTTAAAATAAATTTTGTTTAGTTCGGATATCGAATCTACTGCCGTTCGGAGAAGATCGTAGTTTTCAGTGGGAATCGAAAATTGGGCGTTGATTCCTTCTTTTGCTAAATAAATCCTTCCCAAAATTCCTAAATCTTCGAAGGCATCATAAAGTTGGTCTCGAAATTGAAGAGGGTCTTCGATTTTTACATATCGGTAGAAGGAAATGACTCGGCGTTCCCTTGTATCACTTTCCACACGTTTTTTTAAGGTTTCTTTATCGTAACGATTGAATAAAAACTTTTTCATTTTGTCCCTTTTAGTTTTTCTTCTTTTACTTTACGGAAAGCATTTCTCGTAATTTCAGAAATGGCGGGATGGATGTAAATCATTCCTAAATAATCATCCAACTTTGCTTTTAAATACATACCGAGAAGGATTTGGTGGATGAGATTTGCTGCTTCATCTCCAATGATATGGACACCTATCACTTGTTCGGTTTCTTTGGAAACAAGAACTTTCACAAAACCAGAATCGGACATTCTTGCCATTCCTGTGGCACTGGAAGAATAAGGGTTTACTCCTTTGTAATAAGGAATTTGTTTTTGGATGAGTTCTTCTTCGGTATAACCTACACTGGCAATTTGTGGGTGGGTGAAGACTGCTTCTGGCATTGGTGGGTAATTGATGGGAAGATTGGTTTTTGTTCCATACAAATGGTCAAAGAGATACTCCCCTTCAAAGTTGGCACTGTGCCTAAAGAAAAAACGTCCGATCACATCACCAAAGGCATAAATTCCTGGTTCCGTGGTTTCTAAGGTATTACTCACTTGGATATACCCACTCGCGTTAGTTTGGATCTTTGTATGTTCCAAACCTAGGTCATCGGTGTTCGGTCGGATTCCTGTTGCTACTAGAAGCCTTTCTGCTGTATGAATGGTAGATTTTCCCTCTGCTGTTTTTCCTGTTACAGTAAACAATCCATCTTTGAATTCTACTTTTTTCATTTGGTAATGAGCTTCAATTGGAAAGGGTAAATGTTTGTTTAATTCGTTTTTGATCTCGCCATCGGCTGACCGCAAAACGTCTGTTCTTGTGAGTCCTGTCACTTGGCAACCGTATGCCTGATAGGCAGCTCCTAGTTCCAAAGAAATAAATCCGGCACCAATGATGAGAAGTGATTTTGGGAACTTGTCTGGAGACAGTGCCTCTCTCGATGTCCAAAAGGGCGTTGTTTTTAGTCCAGGGATATCGGGGATATTGGGTCTTGTCCCTGTAACAATGAATATATGTTTGGCGGTATAAGTTTCTTGTCCATCGGATA of the Leptospira kanakyensis genome contains:
- a CDS encoding rhodanese-related sulfurtransferase, encoding MKKFLFNRYDKETLKKRVESDTRERRVISFYRYVKIEDPLQFRDQLYDAFEDLGILGRIYLAKEGINAQFSIPTENYDLLRTAVDSISELNKIYFNDAVEDKKESFIKLAIKVRKKIVADGLDDSQFDPSDVGTHLTPLEFHDALQEPGVIVVDLRNNYESEVGHFENAILPDVGTFREELPLVEDLLKEDKDKKILLYCTGGIRCEKASAYLKYKGYSKVHQLQGGIINYAKAVQDAGVPSKFKGKNFVFDDRLGERVTDDILTVCYVCGKPSDRHTNCANLGCHVLLIQCEDCSKELLGCCSEECKNIILLPEEIQKTLRKENIKNKKYPTHHLTRKLVGK
- a CDS encoding dihydrolipoyl dehydrogenase, which codes for MKEYDIIVIGAGAGTKLVTPPSKIGKRVAVFEKETPGGTCLNRGCIPSKMVIYPSELIRLSEGTEKFPVFFKDKPVADVTQIFRRVSETVKQDSDSIPIAYDKNPNIDYYPKQVRFIDNRILSDGQETYTAKHIFIVTGTRPNIPDIPGLKTTPFWTSREALSPDKFPKSLLIIGAGFISLELGAAYQAYGCQVTGLTRTDVLRSADGEIKNELNKHLPFPIEAHYQMKKVEFKDGLFTVTGKTAEGKSTIHTAERLLVATGIRPNTDDLGLEHTKIQTNASGYIQVSNTLETTEPGIYAFGDVIGRFFFRHSANFEGEYLFDHLYGTKTNLPINYPPMPEAVFTHPQIASVGYTEEELIQKQIPYYKGVNPYSSSATGMARMSDSGFVKVLVSKETEQVIGVHIIGDEAANLIHQILLGMYLKAKLDDYLGMIYIHPAISEITRNAFRKVKEEKLKGTK